The Gemmatimonadota bacterium genome has a segment encoding these proteins:
- a CDS encoding RNA polymerase sigma factor: MTLSQGLPVQNDDAAIVARVLAGDTAAYAILVGRYRAQFARYAVRMLGTREDAEEALQDAFVRAYRSLARCDDPERFGSWLFRILANRCRTTGTRRGRREKTFVRDEGALLGAAHEHPAEQAAWREEIDRALARLDVEQREAFLLKHVEDLGYEEMSELTGVGVSALKMRVKRACERLRVLLQEAQG, from the coding sequence ATGACGCTTTCGCAGGGTCTACCCGTACAGAACGACGACGCGGCCATCGTGGCGCGGGTGCTGGCCGGTGATACGGCGGCATACGCGATTCTGGTGGGGCGGTATCGGGCGCAGTTCGCGCGATACGCTGTGCGGATGCTCGGGACGCGGGAAGATGCGGAAGAGGCGCTGCAGGATGCCTTCGTCCGTGCCTATCGCTCCCTGGCACGGTGCGATGACCCAGAGCGGTTTGGGTCATGGCTCTTCCGCATCCTGGCGAACCGGTGCCGAACGACCGGGACGCGACGTGGTCGGCGGGAGAAGACGTTCGTACGGGATGAAGGAGCGCTGCTTGGTGCGGCGCATGAGCATCCGGCGGAACAGGCGGCATGGCGGGAAGAGATCGACCGCGCCCTGGCACGATTGGACGTGGAGCAGCGCGAGGCGTTCCTGTTGAAACACGTGGAAGACCTCGGGTATGAAGAGATGTCGGAGTTGACGGGGGTGGGGGTGTCGGCACTCAAGATGCGAGTCAAGCGGGCCTGCGAACGATTGCGGGTCCTGCTCCAGGAGGCCCAAGGGTGA